Genomic segment of Fusobacterium sp. SYSU M8D902:
GCTGCTACTTGACCAGCCATAACGCTTCCATTATCTGTGTCTCCATCTACAACAGCCAATCTTAATTTTCCTACTCCCATCTTTTCGATCTCCTCTTTTGGAGCTCCTACCTTTTCCATCTCTAATATCTGTTTAGCAAATTTATTTTCAATAACTCTTACAGGATGACCAGTATAATTTCCTGTTGAAACTGTTGATCTATCTTTAGCTTTTAAAATTGCCTTTTTATAATTTTCGTGTATTGTACACTCTTTAGCTACTAAGAATTTTGTTCCAACTTGCACTCCTTCAGCTCCTAGAGAAAGAGCTGCTAAAAACTGCTTTCCACTAGCTATTCCACCTGCACCTATAACTGGAATAGAAACAGCCTCAGCTACTTGTGGTAATAGAGACATTGTAGTTATTGTACCAATATGTCCTCCACCTTCCATACCTTCAGCTATAACAGCATCTGCTCCTATTTTTTCCATTTTTTTAGCAAGTGCCACTGATGCTACAACTGGAATAACTTTTATTCCTGCATTTTTTAATTTCTCCATATAAGGTCCTGGATTCCCTGCACCTGTTGTTACTACTGGTACTTTCTCTTCTATACAAACATCTATTTGTTTCTCTATATCTTCCATCATCAACATTAAGTTTACTCCAAAAGGGTTAGATGTGATCTCTTTTACCTTTCTTATCTCTTGTCTTAATATCTCAACTGGCATTCCTCCACCAGCAATTATTCCCAATCCTCCATCTCTAGATACGTGTCCTGCTAAGTTCCCATTAGCTATCCAAGCCATTGCTCCTTGAAATATTGGGTATTTTATTCCCAGTAGTTTACAGATTTTGTTATTTTCCATAAATCCTCCTAAATTATTATCTTATTCTTTAAATACTTTTTTAAATCTGTCAAATATCTCTTTAACAGATAGTATCTCATTGATTTTCCAAGCATCTTTTCCCGCAAAGAAAATTCCACCTTCAAAGTCACCTGAATGCCCTCTCACTAATCTCTCATTCACACAAAACTTGTAGGTACATTTCTTCAAACATTTTATACACTTAGTTGGTCTATCAGCTCTATCTTCTCTAATCTTTTCTACAAAGGGGCTTATTATAGCATTGGCTGGTAAACCAGCTGAACTCATCATCCTTACTATATCTCCCTCTTTGGCATTGATATACATCTCTTTAAATTTTCTATCTATCTCACACTCTTCAGAAGCAACAAATCTACTTCCCATCTGTACCCCTGAAACTCCTAAATTCATCATTCTTTGAGCATCTTCTGGAGTTATTACTCCACCTGCTCCAAATACTGGAATATCTACATTTTTTGCTATATCTTCCACTATATCCCAAGAGTCCAAATCAGTTCCTAAATGTCCTCCAGCATTTCCACCCTCTACCACAATGGCATCTGCTCCCAATTTTTGAGATATTTTAGCTAGTTTTAATGTAGAAACTATGGGCACAATTTTTACTCCTGTCCCTTTTGCCACTTCAAATATATCTCTTGAAAATCCAGCTCCAAATATGATAACATCTACTTTTTCTTCAATGGAAGCCTTAACTAATTCCATAAAATTAGTAGCTGCATACATTATGTTAACACCCAATGCTCCACCTTTATTAACTATCATATCTCTAGCTTTTTTTATTTCAGATTTTAATTCCTCTATACTTAAAGTTGTTCCTGCTATTACTCCTAATCCACCTTCATTAGCCACTGCTGCTGCCAGTTTAGCCATTGAGACTCTAATAGCCATACCACCCTGTATTATCGGTGTTTTTATACTTAAATCTCCAATTTTTACCATATTAAAATTACCTCCTTAAATTAAGCTAGGTTAATTATAACACGTGTAATAAATTAAGTAAAGTATAAAATTACATCTGTTTTTTTATATGTTTTTTACTCTTTTCTCTTTTCTTTCTTTTAAAAATGCCTCTAAATTTTCAACAGAAAAGTTTAAAATCTTCTCCATAGGGTATCCAATTTCATCTATTAACTCCTGTACTTTTGAAAACTCACCTATATCATAGGAGATATGTGAATCTGTTCCCAATGACACATAGGTATCATATTTTTTACATAGCTCCAATATCTTTCTACAATTTACTTCAGAACCTTTTCTTGAAGCTCTTAGAGATGAGTTATTTAGTTCAATTGCCACTCCT
This window contains:
- the fabK gene encoding enoyl-[acyl-carrier-protein] reductase FabK translates to MENNKICKLLGIKYPIFQGAMAWIANGNLAGHVSRDGGLGIIAGGGMPVEILRQEIRKVKEITSNPFGVNLMLMMEDIEKQIDVCIEEKVPVVTTGAGNPGPYMEKLKNAGIKVIPVVASVALAKKMEKIGADAVIAEGMEGGGHIGTITTMSLLPQVAEAVSIPVIGAGGIASGKQFLAALSLGAEGVQVGTKFLVAKECTIHENYKKAILKAKDRSTVSTGNYTGHPVRVIENKFAKQILEMEKVGAPKEEIEKMGVGKLRLAVVDGDTDNGSVMAGQVAAMVNTPMTTKEILESFMRELEEEKAKLIARIDSWK
- a CDS encoding nitronate monooxygenase, producing the protein MVKIGDLSIKTPIIQGGMAIRVSMAKLAAAVANEGGLGVIAGTTLSIEELKSEIKKARDMIVNKGGALGVNIMYAATNFMELVKASIEEKVDVIIFGAGFSRDIFEVAKGTGVKIVPIVSTLKLAKISQKLGADAIVVEGGNAGGHLGTDLDSWDIVEDIAKNVDIPVFGAGGVITPEDAQRMMNLGVSGVQMGSRFVASEECEIDRKFKEMYINAKEGDIVRMMSSAGLPANAIISPFVEKIREDRADRPTKCIKCLKKCTYKFCVNERLVRGHSGDFEGGIFFAGKDAWKINEILSVKEIFDRFKKVFKE